TTTCACTTAGCAGCCTTAAATTTTTTGTGAAAAAGGGCAGTAAGACAGTTAACTATATACATAAATACTTTATATACTTACAAAGTAATTTACTATAATCATGTTTGTATGAGAAAATTTTGTAAGAGCAAGACAAAAAATAACCTGGAGATGATTTCAAAACCCTGCAGTAGGGTGGCTAAATAAACTTAGTCAACATGATaatataaccatttaaaataataagtataatGGCCTCTGTAGATGCATGAAATTATGTATATtagatttaaaaagcaagacacaaaaagTATACAGCAGTATGTGTAGATCAATGACATCTATGTAAAAGCATATATTGGCAGCCTAACAGAGTAGATGAATGGTGATTTGTGGGCAGaaattcctatatattttttctctaaaatttgtataaattcATAGTATTTCTGAAAACCTATATCTGCTTCAGAAAGAAACTTTTGAAATAACTAAAATCCTAACTCTCACTAAAAGTAGCTGTCAAGTGTCCTCAAACGTTCTTGACAACAAAAGTTGACATTCCTACCGAATATAAGTAGCAATGGATAtgcagagagcagggaaaggtaacggattttttgaagaaactttaGACAAGTGTTCTGTGCTCACCTGGAAGACAGGTACTACTTGGGATATCCCATGTGGTTCCACCGGATCCTTCAATAAAATGCAGAGGTAGTAAATCACCTTCTGCtgcaagaaaataaaccaaatagcAGAAATCTAAGTGaaactcattttgttttctttttcttcgaGGGAAGGctaaaaacttttttataaatGGTTATCTCTACGTAGTAGAACACTTGATCACTTTTGAAGTGAGGGAGTATATTCTCATTCTTTAgatgaaaatgacaaaacagcagcagcaacaaccaGAGATGATTTTGAAATCaggctaaaaaataaacttgaaatgctGACTCCCTATCTATGAAAACTTATtatatctctaaaaataaaggaatgtacCTTTTCAGTAGAAATTTCACTTTCAAGGTTTATAGACACGCTAGCCATAAAGGAAACACTACAATACTGGAACAGAGTCTTCAAGTTTAATTCTGTGACATCAAACACTTTAGGTATTAAGTAAGACTCATTTAGATCCAGGCAAAGGCCATGGGAGAAACCTGTAATACTACTCAACTACTTACCATGTAAATACCTTCATTGATGATAACATCCTTCACCTTGCCCATCTCAATGAAGGTAGTGCTTTCTTTGCCTGAAGCATAAGATGAGGTCATCTGGATACCAAGGGAATCTATGATTAACAGGGTCTCCTGATCAATCTTGACAAAATGGAGGTAACCGAGCAGGCCTAAGAGCGTGATGAAGATGGCAGCAGAGAGGATTATGCTGTTCTGAagagagagccagacacaggCGATAAGATTACCAAGTGATCCTCCCGCACAGATCTCTGCTGTTTAACAGGTCCCCTCTAGGCAATGCCAAAAAAAGTCTGTATTCTGCTGTGAGTTGAACAGATGAGAAGAACATGCATGGAGGAAGAGGAAATCACTTTTATTTCAGCTCTGTAGTGCTGTGTGCTGGGAAAGCAGATGATGAAATATATCCAGGCAGTAAATGGATAGGTGTTGGAGGAGAACCTCCATCAAAACAGTATCTACCATCGCACCACTCTCAGAGATttttcttccaaaactgaaacttAAGGATTCACACCATTTTCTCTCATGCTCCATCAGCAGAATAGACAGTGCAAAACCAGACAGTTCATAGTAAGATGCTTAGCACAGGGTAGCAGAGAGTACTCAacagccccctcctccttcctaaTAGAACTTGGGGGTGAATCATGATTGGTTCCTATTTGTTCTGCCAATGACTGCGTTAGAAATGAGCACATGACACAACTCTGGCTAGTCTGCTGGAGAGGCTTCTGGAAAATGAAGTCCGTCTTAAAAAGAGACCTAAGGAAGAGAAGGTCCCTTCCTCTTAAAAGTTTTGATGCCTGGAACTACTATGGGGCTACTACTACTCTGCCAGACTGTAGACAAATGTAGAACGCCAGGCTGAGGACAAGTAGAGTACACCAAGGGTGGAAGAGCAGGAATATGAAAAGAATCAAAATCAACCAAGCCTCTTCTGCCTTCTAGAGCCCTCCAACCTCCTGACTTCTTGTTTTGTTAAATAATAAAGTTTGTATCATTTAGGACTCTTAGTTCTTTTGGGTTGTGACTGAGTAGCTGAAATGACTAACTTAATGTGTTATGGGCTCAAAAATGGTATTTATTCCTTTGATTCTAAAACacatttacaggggcgcctgagtggctcagtcggttcagcgtccgacttcggctcaggtcatgatctcgtggtccgtgagttcgagccccgcgtcgggctctgtgctgacagctcagagcctggagcctgtttcagattctgtgtctccctctctctctgatcctcccccgttcatgctctgtctctgtctcaaaaataaacgttaaaaaaaataaataaaaaaaaaaccacatttacaGCCTTTTGAAGTTGAATGTGTTTTTCAATTGATGTATGTTTTTTCATGtgccattatttttttcccccaaaaaagctATTATTTAGGAGGatggcacagagaaaaaaaatcactgactgATCTCTCAAAAGAGATTCAGTAATTTACTGTCATTCCTTGAAGGCAAGAAgtatcttatccttttttttttttttttttttaagtttattttgagagagaaagaaagcatgagcacgggaggagcagagaaagagaagagagcaagaattccaagcaggctccctgttgtcagcacagcgcccaatgtggagcttgaactcacaaaccaggagaccatgacctgaaccaaagtcagacacttaaccgacgaaAGGCAAAGTATCTTATTCTTTATGACTGACATGATGCCTTCTTTGACCTAACTCTAGTCAAGCTCTTCTAAACCCTCAACCTCGGTGTCCATCCTTATTGGGCCTGCACTACCCAACAGGCTGTACCAAGAATCTGATGACCCTCACCTGCCTTTAGCAAGAATCATGTCAATTTAGACAGAATCTCCCTTCAcctttgatgtttctttttagcCATTTTCCATCGACTCCCACTgtgctccttggctataaattcccacttGTCCTTGCTGTATTCAGAACTGAGCCCAATTCTACACTGAGATCTCTTTTCTCCTACTGCAATAgtgaataaaatatgtttttattgctTTACTGGCTGCCTTTGGTTTTCTCTGAAAATACTTTTCTACTTCGTTCTACCTAACACATAGTTAAGTGTTGGATCAAGAGTCTGTTTGGGCCCGTGATCTATTTTTGTTTGGTCCACCCTGAGCTAAGCAtgatttttacacttttaaaagaacTGTTAAAGAAACAGATGACTATGAGACAGAGACCtgtaaagtctaaaatattttctatgtggcctttttttaaaaaatatttatttattattttgagagagagagtgtgagcaggggagcggcagagagagagggagacacagaatctgaagcaggctccaggctccgagccatgagcgcagagcctgatgcagggcttgaacccatggacagtggaccacgagatcatgacctgagccgaagttggacacttaactgactgagccacccaggagcccctctatttGGCCTTTTAAAGATAAAGTTTGCCGACCTCTCTACTGATAATTACTTGTTGACTAATGAATGGAGGGTAGAAAAATCTATATGCAGGGTCTCTGGTGATCCAGaaatatctattttgagttaattaaatGTCTAGTATCTAGTACAATGTCTGGTTCACAGTCTTAACTGAATAAGCATTATGGatgaatacagagaaataaaattcagtCCTGGCCCTTACAGATGTATTAGAGgcaaaattaatacatataaaatatttttggagaatactatgaaaactgTGCCTAAGAAAGGAttaaaagagagtgagagagagacatcaaGGCACACAAGGATATCCCATGAAGATCTCCAAGGAAGGATTTCATTGGTGCAGAGAGGTGATGGTTACTGACAGATATATTTGGttgaggaaaggaagggggaaaagcaTTCCTGGTTGGAATAAGGTAATAACCTACAATTTTAATAGAATTGTGAAttcaaaaacaagaaggaaagaagggatgaAGAACAATAAATGTTAGAGGATTTAATCCATATCAGTTTTTTAATAAGGTAATCCCTGCTCAAAACTTCATTACTGCCTGCATTCtttatacttcatttttctgTCTGAAATTCTAACAATTCAGTATTTATTTGGGCTGAAATTAAGTCTcatgtttttataaattctttcatCAGACTTCTTCTCACCCCTGAGATTCATTACTCTGACAAACAGTTTTGAACACAAGGAAAGGTAAGAAACTTTGGTACACAGAGCCCTTAAGAAGTGTTGCAGTAGAGTTTAAAGGAAGATAAGGTTACTGAGCCCCGGGCACGTGATGGAGGTAAGTGGGACACACCAGGATGAGAGTACAAAAAGGAGTTGGCATAAAAAagacttctatttaaaaattttgcttaagCAAGCCCTCTCCACGGAGGAGACAGTATAGTGAAAAAGAAACGGTTTCAGAGTCAgccctgggtttgaaccccaggtATGCTGGttgctagctctgtgactttggataagTTATTAttctttctgagccttggttttcttctaAGGTTAAAACTAGGCATTCAGGAAAGCAGCTGGCAATCAgtgggcatttaataaatatctgttcccTTCACCTCACATGGGCACATGGCCAGAATTCAGGCTAGTATTAAAATTCAACTACATtataaattaaatctttttaGGGGGAGGGAGGACTGTCCTCGCAACTTAACCAATTCAACTGACTTAAGAACcaacttttaggggcgcctgggtggctcagtcggttaagcgtccgacttcggctcaggtcatgatctcacggtctgtgagttcgagccccgcgtcgggctctgtgttgacagctcggagcctggagcctgtttcagattctgtgtctccctctctctctgctcctcccctgttcatgctctgtctctctctgtctcaaaaataaataaacgttaaaaaaaaaattaaaaaaaaaaaaaagaaccaacttttagATACAGTTTGGTACAAATTACAGCAAACTTAATTTTGCATGTACCTGTGCCAAATTACCACACTCTGGTGGCAAAAAAGCCAATGAATGCAGTAATgaaaacaatatccaaattacagaaataaatagtCCTAGCTCTGGTCAATCACTCctggaataaaatattcaattcaGGGCACtacatatgaaattaaaactaaactcATCCTGAAAAGGGCAATTAAGGTGACTCCTTTTATTTGAGGGCTGTCACAAAGCTACTGCATGTGACCCTCACAATAACGGTGAAGCTAGACTGGCAGGCAGCAATTCCATTTTAGacatgtgaaaactgaggctcagaaagtagGAATGAGTCTGGAAAGTGAGCACAGAAACAACTCCTCTCTGAAACTTCATAATTCTTTAGAAAATACTCGAAGTTGGGGGAAGGGACTGGGGGGGAGGTGTTCGATtgccttaaaaaacagaaattaggaAGAATTATCAAGCTctcaacgtgtgtgtgtgtgtgtgtgtgtgtgtgtgtgtgttcacacataCATATTGTGGAGGCAAAGACAAGTTTCCTAAGACCTAAGGTATTATTAACAGTGATTCCTCTAGGAGTGGAAATGATGGATGAGGACGATCCACTTAATAGTTCTCTCAACTCTTGGAACTGAATTACTGCGAGCATGTACTACGTACAGCACATGAAAGTTAAACTTTTAGACTGTCGTGCAAGGGCTACTTGTATGCTAGGTGGAACCGCAGAGCAGAGCACGACCCGTGAGAGGGATAAAGTACAGGAGTACAAACCACTAAACGTAAAGAAAATAGCTGTGCAGCAGCGGAACCAGTGAGTTCCCGCCCTCCGACCCTACAACAGCGGGAGGGTCTGGCGGGAGGGCCAGACTCGACCCTAAGACCCCAAAGGCCCTTCCAAACCCGAGCCCCCGACTCCGACCTCGGGAAGGGGCCGACCGGCCGTTACCTCGCAGAGGGTGAAGAGTCCGTAGGCCGCTAGCCACACCGTGCAGGTGACAGCGGTGAGCGAGCGCAACGAGAGCCGAGGGCAGCTGATGCAGAACTCTCGGCAGGACGGGGAGTAGTAGCGGCGCTGCAGGGCCAGGCGGCCGCCACAGATATCCGAGAAGCTCTGCTCATCTTCCATGTCTCGCTCGCTCCCTCCCGGCCGGGACGCGCCGCTCTAGACCGCCCGCCAGCGTAACTCTCGCCGGCTCTGGACCCACTTCCGGAGAGCGGCTTTCGGCCCCGCCCCGTTCGCCCCTGTCTCACGCTCGGCGCAGCCGCGGTTCCGGGACGAGAGGTGTGGCGCAGATCCAGGCTTGTAATTCGCCGCTAGGTTGGGCCGGGGTTTTGTGATTGTCTACTGCAGAGACTGCACTGGGCCAACTCAGCCTGCCGATTGAAGCCGCTGTTAAAAGCGCTGTTGCGCTTTCTCTCGGCAAGCTGATTTCTATTTCTAAGCCAGAGTACGCTCTAAGGAATCGATCCACAGGtatacactcattcattcattcctgagCCAGGTAGTTTTAGGCGCCAAGGGTACAGCGGTGAATATTGAAGGTCTGCCTTCAAGTGCCTTCCTTCCTAGTAAGAGAAACAATACGTAAATAATTGCAAAGAGTGCTGCTGAAAGTAATATGACCGGCAGAGGTGGCCTGGGGACGTGCAATAGGACAGTCAGGAAAATCTCTCTGAGGAAAGACCCTGGAGCTCCCAAGAGAGGATCCGGACTGGTCTGGGAGAGCTCTGGAGGAGGAATTTGCCAGGTTGGAGGACCAGGAAAGGCAAAATCCCTGAGGCTGGAACAAGGTTGACTTATTGGAAGAATCAAGAGGCTGCCACATGGAGAATGCATTTGGAAGTTGGGGAGGTAGAGGTAGGGCTCAGGTCCAAGAGCGTCTTGTAGGGCCTGGGAGTTTCTCTCTTCCGAACCACTGAGTGGAGCATTGAGTAGACAAATGAGGCTTGGCTGGGACTCCGTagcaagaaagaaagatgtaGAAGGTATGGATAATAAAATTACTAAACTCATGAGTAACAGCGGCCTgtgggttctttctttttcttcttcttttttttttttttttaacttcggATGTGGCTCAAGAGTGGCTTGTGGCCTGTGAAAAGAATTATGGTGCTTCAGCCCTGAGGCAGCATCATGTATTAAAGAATTGATGATCCCTTTGTCTGTAAAGATAAATGGCATAACAGTCTCACCAGGTTTAAGTCTCTCTTATGAAAGTCAGGTTCCGTTTTTCTGTCTCCATCCaggattttgtttatattttttcctctaaagGATATTCTTCAagtattgctttgtttttccaattttatttctatacccTAAATCTTACCAAGCAATACACCCCtctcatttttgtaaataacatgTGCATGTCTTTTATAACTATAAAAGTGAACTTTGCGTATTgtggaaatttggaaaaatacagaaaagaagaaaaacttaagCCACCCATTATTTACACCACTGAGAGAAACACTGTCGATATTTTGGGGAAACCTTCAGTCCTAGAGTTCTTAACCTGAACTCCATGGATACAATCAGAGGTTTATCGTTGGTTTCATTAACTTCTGAttgaaatttaactttttttcctttggctatgAATGCAATTAGTATTAACAATACTTGTGATTTTTGTCACTCTCATAGAAACCACAAATACTTTCATTCCACAATAATTATCTCAAGATGTCATTTCCACTCCTCATTACTTCAAAAT
The sequence above is a segment of the Panthera leo isolate Ple1 chromosome B3, P.leo_Ple1_pat1.1, whole genome shotgun sequence genome. Coding sequences within it:
- the PIGH gene encoding phosphatidylinositol N-acetylglucosaminyltransferase subunit H isoform X1; this translates as MEDEQSFSDICGGRLALQRRYYSPSCREFCISCPRLSLRSLTAVTCTVWLAAYGLFTLCENSIILSAAIFITLLGLLGYLHFVKIDQETLLIIDSLGIQMTSSYASGKESTTFIEMGKVKDVIINEGIYMQKVIYYLCILLKDPVEPHGISQVVPVFQSAKPRLDCLIEVYRSCQEVLAHQKATSASP
- the PIGH gene encoding phosphatidylinositol N-acetylglucosaminyltransferase subunit H isoform X2, whose protein sequence is MEDEQSFSDICGGRLALQRRYYSPSCREFCISCPRLSLRSLTAVTCTVWLAAYGLFTLCENSIILSAAIFITLLGLLGYLHFVKIDQETLLIIDSLGIQMTSSYASGKESTTFIEMGKVKDVIINEGIYMKVIYYLCILLKDPVEPHGISQVVPVFQSAKPRLDCLIEVYRSCQEVLAHQKATSASP